The Triticum aestivum cultivar Chinese Spring chromosome 6D, IWGSC CS RefSeq v2.1, whole genome shotgun sequence genomic sequence AGAAGTCGATGTTgtttcctcgcatctagtctcgtgtctagcctctaatctagcaacaagtgcacttgtctcatctacagCCTCTATGCTTGCTAcaagtgcacgaacatctactaaattacgctctatcaatatatcgatgtactcttctttccaataccaaaacttgcatccattctacacaacaaaatttgaagttagcacaactagtcaaatctagaggacaaaccgaagctaaaaagagcacataccccgtcggttaagcacttgatgaacacccatccgggatgttccggcattGTAGACATGCGGCGCACAACCTTCTTTGtgcagtggtcgcacttaatgagcggcaacggtgcgccgacgagcttttgggctagcaccgagcccggccggccGCCATTGGTGTATCTgtcggcggaccaccgacggtgtagatccgagcggctagaggaggagccactgcctgcatgtggccttgcggcacTGCCATGGCCTTCCGGCCCGGTGTCCGGCCAGTCCATGGCATggcgcggcctcccacagccgggcgagctcaagaccgaccggatccggtccaaatccggccggcgggtgTGCAAAAaaaggtggccgtggttgggtagctagGGGGCGCCGAGGGGAAGAGCCGGGGCGAGCGCGCGTCCGAGGTGCACAGCtacaatggcagcggcggcggctgcgagggaAGAGTGGGGAAGGGTGGAGAAGAATGGAGGGcgtgcggccggagggagggaggggcggatagaaaaaggcgcCCCTATGCCACCGACggacgggccaggggaggacacgcgcagaccgtttcaccccaaaagcggcgcaaatTTGGGCCGGGGATGGATccaaagcggacacaaaacggacaaaagccCATTTGCGCCCGCGTGCTGGGCCGTCTGGTTTGTCcctttaccccaaacggacggggacggacaggatagggtcgcgcggtggagttggcctaaacaTGTACCCACACCCACATGCATACACACACATGCGCCACACATATGACGTGCTCATCATTAACTTTTTGGTTCTGCCGATGGAGCAAAATAAACACTAAAACTAAAAAACTTTTTTGAAGGAGAAACAAATTAAGGGCATTGATATAATGATATTATCTCACGAAACAAAATGAAAAAAGGGGCAACTATGTGTTAGGTGTCTAAATTTTCTCGGCGTTCAATCAAATCGCTCTCCACCATTCGATCTAGATCCAAAGGTCTAGCTGGCTTCTtcacccacccttttcttccctaTATGAAAACTGAATTAAAAACCACAAATTCAAAAAGGAAAATAATATTATTCAACTATGTGTAACATAATAGAACATAAAAACTTATACTATATCTAGCCTTCTATCCCTATACTTATATACTAGAattaaaataaagaaaataaaataaaatgaaactaTACGGGAGGCGTTTTGGCTCCCGGGTGTATTTGCACCCGGATGAACAGTACCCCAAAAAAACAATTTAAATGTtttcgaaaaattctgaaaaaatttgtggatgatcatgtTGGTGTAGCAACACATGCTTGACAAATTTCATGCGGAGCGGAGCAGCGGTGTTTCGTCGGTGAAAAAAACAAATTTTGGGTGGCATTTTGGGGTGACATTTGGACtttgatttgtttttttttttgcgcaGGCCAAAATGCTTAATTTCTTGTATCAAAATTTACAGGGAGCATTTGTATGTGACAaatatcacaaaaaaaaattgtcacaacaattttttttgacatttgaaaaaaaaatggCCCCGGGTGCAAATGCACCCGGGAGCCAAATTGACTTTCTGCATATACTTAAAGTAAAATTTAAATAAAGGAAACCAAAAAAAATGAAGTTTTATACATAATAATTTATTGTCATTGGTATTACCgttcaaagaaagaaaacaaaaaataaattaaacaaataatgacaaaatttgcatACAATTTACACAGAAATTTTGTTTTTTataaaatgcaagaataaatatataATTGCGGAATTTTCACAAAaataagtttttcaacaagaaatgaattagtgacattggtattaccctttaagaagaaataaaataaaaaaataaacaaataattgcatatttgcacacacacacactttacAAAAAGAGTTGCATTTTCTATactatgcaagaataagcatataatagtcaAATTTCTCAAAAATATAAGTTTACTGAAAAGAATTGAATTAGCGACATTAATATTATtcgtaaaaataaaataaaactaaaactaaatgaaaataatgaagttttctaaagAATAATGAACAAGTGGCATCGGTATTAAccataaagaagaaagaaaaagaaagaaaaatttaaacaaaattaaaataataaagttttctaaggaagaatgaataagtggcattggtattacccttaaagaagaaagaaaatgaaataaaaactaatTTCTTTTATTGTAAGACTTCTCTTAGTTGGATAAATGAGCCTCCGGCCCGTTTAAGCATTCAACGTCCCCGGTTTTGGAACCTTCTAGATGTTCTCAGCCTCTTATTTGTTTTAGGAAACTTCTACAAGCTTCCTTAACCAGTTTTTTTCTtgttctatttttttgttttcccttttttcctttttactGTTTTTTTTCGCCACTCTTTCccatttctgtttatttttcttttgttactatttcgttttttcttttctttcctttcacTTTAATTTTTCatttccaattttatttttatttcttcaaaattttcctttttaaaaaaaattgttgtgTTCATTGTTTTGTTCAAACATCTGAAAATGTCtaggattttcaaaaaatgttcagaatttaaaATGTTCCCATTATAAATAATTCATCACAAATTTTAACAAGAAATCATGTTTCGAAAATTGTTTGCAAAATGTCCATTTTGttagtatttcaaaaaatgtttcacaTTTCAAAAATTGCTTgtacttttcaaaaaaaatgttttttaaaattTTATTCAGCATATTTTTCTTCAAAATGTGCACAACGTTTTAAAAATTTATTCGGAATTTCAGAACATGTTCCTGCTTTAAAACATAGTCCACAAATTTAAGAATATGTTCATGTTCCCATATTTGCAGGTGTTTCAACAATTGGTTGcggttcaaaaattgttcacaaatttcaaataaagttcatgttttcaaattttgtttgtatTTTTCAAAAATTATTCTGAAGGTTATTTAAAAATATTCGCAACTTCATAAAATGTTCCCGTTTTAAAAAATTGCTTataaatttttaaaaatattcatgtttccAAATTTTTAGAAGTTAAAAAAATATCCTATCccaaaaattgttcataaatttcAACAAGTGTTCGTGTTTTAAAATTTTCTTCGGCAGTTTCAGAAAAAAAACCGCTTTtcagaattttcagaaaatgttttcaGCATTTAATGATTTGCGCTGCCATAGAAAAAATTGCGCTCGTAATTTTGGAAATTTTGCGAAGTTCTACTGAGGTTCTTAATAGTTTGTGTTGTCTTATAATCACTAAAGCGCGCTGGTTCAGCTGGTTGTATCGCCTTCCCGCCTTCCCGAGTGTTTCCTCAGCTGGAGGTCCAACAATATGTGAAAGAACGCACTCAACTTTGACTTAGTGCTAAGAAATTCTCAGGCGACTAAACTATTATGGTATTGTTAACGGGATTGCTAAGAAATCCTCAGGTGAAATATTTTGGAAATGATGGAGCAGATAACAGCACGCAGCACAGTGCAACTAGGTTGTAAATTATTAATCCAACGCTCACAAAGAAAGCAGCGACAAGATCCTAAAAAAAACAGCAACAAAATAATCCACGGCTAGGTGCGGTCCACCGGGCGAGCAACTCCCGGCGTCGGTGACATGGCCGGACACGTCTTCCCGCGCACCACCACACGCTTGGTTCGCAGGCGACACCGGCGACCCGCGCGCCGTACACAGCAGCAGCAGTGCACCGCAACTTGCCGGCGGGGCGCGGCCGCGACACAAGGGATCCCATGCATGCGCAGGTGTCTGCTGTACTGTGCCACGCGGCTCCACCGAGGCGCCATGATCAGCTGGTCCGCCGGCCCCGCGCACGCGGCCGCGCCGGCCGGGAAGACATTAACGCACGCTAGAGAAGCTGGTGGTCGGCgaggcggacggcggcgcggcAGAAGGGGCAGCGGGAGGCGGCCTGGACCCAGGGCACGGCGCAGGCCCAGTGGAAGCGGTGCGCGCAGGGGAGGTGCGCCAGCACGTCCCCCGCCCGGAACTCCTCCAGGCACACCGCGCActccgcctgctgctgctgctccttccTCCGGCCCCAGCTgaaccgccggccgccgcctctctTCGTGAACACCTCTCGCTGCAGCGTGCTCGCCGCCCCTGCCGTGTCCTTCGCCGGGTGGTCGCTGGTGGTGCTCGACGGGACCGGGAGCCGGAGGCTTCCCGTGCTGTGGCGCCTGCAAGTCGCAACGCAGAGGATTGATTAAGCCACCGTTACTTTCCTTCAAGCTCGTATATTAGCAGAATCAAATACAGAGCCAGCAAGGCAGAGCTCTGCTCGAGAACAGAGAAAACACAAGGAAGTATATATTTGATACTGACTCAGATTTTCTTGAGAATAAATCAGCATCTGCAGCCCAGCTGAATGATCAGTGAGTGACATCATGACTACATCTACATGCATGAACTCACTCATCAATCATGAGCAAATTACATCCCACCCTCCCCAAATAAGTACTAAAATTTCTCTCTGAAAACGAAACGATGCCACATGAAGTTATATTCCTGCACAAAAGTAATTTGGCTCCTTCACTAAAAAAGGACCTGCTATCTAATGATTCATGCCCATGTTTCTTATTGCACAATCCAACCAGTTTTTCAGCAAACAGGGGTCTCTGAAGTCCGAATTCGGTCGGAATCTTGAGTTCTTGACACAACATGAAGTGAATTCAAAAAGGGTAAGAAGAACCGTAAGTACCTCTTGACCACAGATTCTCTCTGGCTCCTGAGCTTGTGATCCAGCCTCTCCTTGGCCTCCCGGGCGATGCTGTCCAGCTGCGTCGCCCACGCCTCCTCGC encodes the following:
- the LOC123145938 gene encoding probable E3 ubiquitin-protein ligase HIP1 isoform X1, which translates into the protein MGLMAGMLPGVEFARRRRLRPAPEAPCAGARRPALMGVFGHDHAHLGSAGFAKQRSGVCEEAWATQLDSIAREAKERLDHKLRSQRESVVKRRHSTGSLRLPVPSSTTSDHPAKDTAGAASTLQREVFTKRGGGRRFSWGRRKEQQQQAECAVCLEEFRAGDVLAHLPCAHRFHWACAVPWVQAASRCPFCRAAVRLADHQLL
- the LOC123145938 gene encoding probable E3 ubiquitin-protein ligase HIP1 isoform X2; this encodes MGLMAGMLPGVEFARRRRLRPAPEAPCAGARRPALMGVFGHDHAHLGSAGFAKRSGVCEEAWATQLDSIAREAKERLDHKLRSQRESVVKRRHSTGSLRLPVPSSTTSDHPAKDTAGAASTLQREVFTKRGGGRRFSWGRRKEQQQQAECAVCLEEFRAGDVLAHLPCAHRFHWACAVPWVQAASRCPFCRAAVRLADHQLL